AAGAGCAAAGTCGAAATCGACGACGACGGATGAAGCAAGCAGCCCATCGAATGCGAACCTCAATTCGTAACTTGATTGATGAAGCCCATAAACAGATTGCTCATTTCTTGACTCATCACTACCGTATGATTTTTCTGCCTACCTTCGAGACTTCCGACATGGTTGCCAAGGCAAAGCGAAAAATCAGATCTAAGACGGCACGAGCAATGTTGACGTGGGCACATTATCGATTCAAGTTGACTCTGAAACATCAAGCTGAATTGACTCTAAGCATCGTTGTGGATGTAACCGAGGAATACACCAGCAAGACTTGTACCCGTTGTGGTCAAGTTCATCCCAAGCTGGGTGGTTCTCAATTGTTCCATTGTCCTGAGTGTGGTTTGACGCTACCAAGGGATTGGAATGGTGCTTTCGGGATTCTCCTGAAAGCTTTGCGGGATACCGCCGCTATCACTTTTGATCGTGATAGTGCTATCGTTGCATTGTCCGGGAATGCCCGGAATGATGTCGCGTAAATGTATCAGACATGACCTGTTCAAATAGCTTTGCTGAATGCTTCTGACGCTACTCCTGTTTGGCTAACACCTGTGTTGCAACTATCTTTTTTTGGCTATTTTGCTTCTGGCAATATTGCTGAAAGTAAAGATTCTGCTGCCATCAAGACTACCGAAACTGCCAAAACTACGAAGGCAGAACCGGTGAATATTAACATTAAGGGTAAAGAAGCCAGTCTTTCGATCGCTGCTTTCATCTCAGAAACCTTGATTTTAGTAGGATTGAGGTAGCAACTCTTACTAGCGAGCTGCTCTTTATTATTGAATGTTAAAAAAGTGAAGATCTTGTGAAGGATTGCATAAAATAACTAACTTTGAGACGATCGTCATCTACTAGAAGTGGGATGTTAAGTTAATCGCTGTGAAAATCTACTTAAATGTGAGAGGGCAAATCCTGGGAGTAGTTTGTTATGGCAGTTATAAAGCATCAACTGTTTTGGATTTTTCGAGACGGTACTTAGCGTTGGAAACGCCTTCTCCAACAACCTTTTTTGCTGCTTTTGCTTGTGGCAATACTGCTGAAAGTAGAGATTCTGCTGCCATCAAGACTACCGAAACTGCCAAAACGACGAAGGCAGAACCGGTAAAAAGTAACATCAAGGGTAAGGAAATCAACGTTTTTATAGATGCTTTCATGTAGCTTCCTCTGAGTTTAACTCAGTTTACTATTATTACAATATGAGACAGTATTTAGTTTGGCATCAGTAAGTTTTGGTAATTAAAATCCCATCCACAACAGCCGATCGTAAGCAAAAATACGAAAGCGTACTGGTATAGTCCAGTACGCCTTTTTAACAGGGGTAAATCTTGCTAAAGGTCAAAATCTGCTGAATATTTCATTTAGAGAACTATAGGGTACTACAGAAGGGATAGAATAACTAGCGATACTTATGCCGACGCAAGTTAGATACTATACAGGACTCTGGGTCGGCAAAGGTACGCAGGCTGTTTGACAAACACCTCCGACTTGACTAACATTCTGCCTTGACGAGTATGTTCGTAACTTCGGGCGTTGTGATTGGTGAAACCGCAATCGGCAAGAGCGATTTGTACAATCCCAAGGTTTCGTCGGTAATTCTATCCCAGTTATAGTTTTGCTGTACGTACTTTTGGGCATTGCTAGCCATTACCGCCATTTCCTCCGGGTGATGGATTGCCCAATCTAAGCGACGAACGCAGCAGTCTAAATCTCCAACAGGGAAAAGCACACCTCGGTTGTTAGATACAAGTTGCTTGTGTACGGGGATGTCACTTGCCAGTACGGGGATACCTTCCTGCATAGCCTCTAGCATAGCGAGGGGTAATCCTTCTAGCTGAGAAGGCAGGGCAAATAATCCCGCACCTCGAATAATTTCTGCCAAACGCTCTCCTTTGAGTTCGCCGGTGAATACGATATCTTTATCGTGTGCTGCTAGATTATCTAACTCGGCAGTGAAATGGGGAGTATCGCTGGTAGCACCGACCAGAGCGAGTTTCCATCCTTGTGGGCGAAGCTTTTGGAAGGCTTGGATGAGCAAGTCGGGGCACTTTTCGGGTACGAGTCTGCCCAGGAAGAGAATGTAGCGCCCCTGCTCCAAGCCAAGAGATGTGCCGAAAGAAAAATGCGGGTCGGATTTACCCAAGCAAGAGGCGGCGTTGGGAATGTAGAGCGTTTCTCTGTCGTAGGTTTTCTTAAAGTAAGAGCGCAAATCTTCTGAGACGACTATTATCTCATCTGCAAACCGAACAGCAGCTCGCTCGCCAAATTGTATAAGTTTTTTAATATTTCTGCTCCATTTGGCGCGTTGCCAGTCTAGACCGTGACAGGTGACGACTATTTTGGCATTGGTGGTAAATTTTGGCAGCCAGGTGAAGAGGGATGGCCCTAAAGCGTGGAAGTGGATGATATCGTATTCCTTGCCAAGGGAAGCCATCGCTCCGAGCGCGGAACTCAGCAGCGCATCCATTCCGCCTGCTTTCAAGCAAGGTAAGGAGACTACGCGAACGCCGCCAACGTTGTAAGTATCTACTGAATTCGAGCCGGTATAGGAGGAGCGAGCGAACAGATCGACTTCGTGGCCTTCTTTAACCATGCGGGTGTAGATTTCTTCGCAGTGATGCTCGATACCACCTTGTTTTGCGGGCAAGCCTTTAGCACCAATTACAGCTATTCTCATAGTGAAACCCCTGTTAAAAATTCTCGATTAGTTTGGCAAATGGATGTCCGCTGCTCCCAGCGGCGTAGCATATCGTTGTAGATGGCACCCACCACAGTGCTGGCGCTGTAAGGTTGGGCGGCTTTGACGCACGCTTCGACCGGGAAATTCCCAGGATTTTGCAGTACTTGACGCAAGGCATCGGCTACTGCAACTGGCGTGCGTTCCTCACATACCACTCCGCTGTGGGCGGTAAGTAGATTTGGGGTTTCACCGCAGCGGGTCGTCACTATGGGCGTCCCGCAGGCTAGTGCTTCGAGAACGACTACTGGTAAACCTTCGTAGGCGCTGGTCAGTACGAAGACACTGCTAAGGCGCTGCAACTGTGCAAGTTCTGCTTGGTTCATTGCTCCGAGCATTGTTACTTGCTCAGAGAGTCCCAAGCGAGAAATCTCTGTTTGTATTTCTGCTCTCAAATCTCCATCACCTGCGATGAGTAGGTGAATTTTGGGATTGTTGAGAGCGGCGATCGATCTCACTAGCAGGATCGGGTCTTTCTGGGGATGCAGTCTTCCGGCAAATAGCACGAACTGCGTATCTTCGGGTTTACCCATCCGAATAGCGAGCTGGCGTCTTTCCTGCTGGCGTTCTTCCCAGGTCAATGGGTAGCAGATTTCGTTGTCTACTGTGTTTTTTACGTAGCTAACTCGGTCTGCTATCTCTGGGTAGCGCTGCCGGTATAATTGCGCCGATTCCGTATTGCAGGAGAAGATTTGGGAAAACTGGCCTAGCACCAGGCGTTCGATCGCAAAGTACGCTGCTGGCAGATACCGCCATGCGATCGCATCTTTCCCGCCCGCAGAATTCATCTGCTTATTTATATCGTTATGAATAAAAAGGGCTTTCTCTCCAGGCCAGTTTAGCGCTGCTAATGTCGGTTCCAACCTGTGAAAGTGCATGAAGTCGGATGCTAGGTTACGACCGCACAGGGCAGCTGCGTACTTAATAGTTGTAGGTATTAATCTTCTAACATTGTCATCTTTAAGATTGAACAAAGGCATAAATTTAATTGCCTTGCCCGCCAGTTCTGCTTCGTGCCACTCACCCACACGTAGGTGCTGCTCTTCGTGGCCCGTTCCTACCAACCGCACCTCAAACTCGCTGGGAGCGTACTTGACAAAATTTTTTATAACAGTTTGGATTCCGCCGATGCTGCTGTGCCAAGGGTTGAATTGGTAGAAGACGGTCAGAACGGGTTTAATCATAACTAAGTGCCGATATGTAGGGAGGAGCGATTATATTGGTTCGGAAGCCCTAAACTTTCGGTATTTGGATAGATGTAAATTTTTATTTTCTCTGCAAGTCTAGGTTATTTTCTCTGCTTTTAAGTAAATGTCTCATTTTGACTTGTGTTCATATAAATGTTTTTGTTTCTGGGTTATTACATAGGTTAGTGGCAATTACCGAATAAGTGAATAAGTAGCTACGAGATTTCACTAAGGATTTATAAATTTCTGTACCGTCTTCATATCAACTTTATAATCAAGCCAGACGTTTGTTGGCTAAGTAGACACCCAGAGTGCGTATCTAAGTATAATCAAGCATAAGTAGGGTATGTAGCGATCGCACCCGAAGTTTGAACTACGGGAATTAACCAGTTATTTGAAATTGCTTGAGCTTAAAAGTAGGAATTAGCGGGCTTTTTTTGTTTCTAACTCTGCCTATCTCTGACTGGCTAGCTTAAACGTAAAAATAAGTAGTTATTGAGATGGAAGACAAGTCTGTATATATAAACACTAGGGGAGAGTGGGAGAGCCAAAGAGATGGGAAACCTATTTGTGTATTGCCTGGGCATTTTGTTCGCAGTTGAATTTTAACAGGAAAGAGAAATTTCTTGCACTCAGATCTCTATCTTGAGGGAGAACGACGCTTTCTTACAAAGTGGGATGATGCGATCGTACAGACATTGCAGCTAATCGTGCGATTTACTGGCAAATCGATTAGCTAGAGGAAAATGCGGCATTATTTTCGCAAGCTTCTTTAAGAGAAGACTCTTGAGTTTCCGCTTTTCCAACTTAAAAATTTAATCTAAAATTCCCACAATATTTATGACACAAGAGCAATCCCCCCAAAGAGTGAGAATAGGCTCCCATTACTTGGGCAACGATCGTTGTGAATTTAGCCTTTGGGCCCCCACTCTCCAAGAGGTAGCAGTACAAATTCTCTCTTCAGAGAGAAGACTTATTCCCATGCAGCAAGATGAGGAAGGGTACTGGAAAGTAACGGTTGAGGGTGTCGCTCCGGGAACGCTATATAATTACGAACTGGAAGGAAATATTGAAAGAGCCGATCCCGCCTCCCACTTTCAACCCCAAGGGGTACATGGGCCCAGTGAAGTTGTCGAACACAGCACATTTGCTTGGACTGATAAGAGTTGGTCTGGTGTTCCCTTAGAGGAAATGATTATCTACGAGCTGCACGTCGGCACTTTTACCGATGCAGGTACTTTTGAGAGCATGATACCGCGATTGAAAGATCTGCGCGAGTTGGGTATCAATGCGATCGAAATTATGCCGGTCGCGCAATTTCCAGGCGAACGCAACTGGGGATACGATGGTGTCTTTCCCTTTGCCGTCCAAAATTCTTACGGTGGCCCAGAAGCATTCAAAAAATCGATCGATGCTTGTCACCAACATGGCATATCGGTAATTCTCGATGTCGTCTTCAACCACATTGGCCCAGAAGGCAATTATTTTGCAGACTTTGGCCCCTACTTCACCAAAAAATATAGCGGCGATTGGGGTGACGCCATGAACTTTGACGGTCAATACAGCGATGGCGTGCGGAACTACTTTATTGAAAATGCCCTGTATTGGTTTGAAAATTATCATATAGATGGTCTGCGATTGGATGCGATCCAAGCTATTCTAGAGTTTGGTGCCAGACCGTTTTTGCGGGAACTCTCCGACGCCGTTGCCGAGATTTCCCAAAAAATAGGTCGCAAACTTTATCTCATCGCCGAAAGCGATTTAAACGATGTCCGCACCATTCGGTCAAGAGAGATAGGCGGTTATGGTATAGACGCACAATGGAACGACGATTTTCATCACTCGCTGCACACCCTGCTAACGGGTGAAAATGACAGATATTACCAAGATTTCGGCAAGTTAGCGCACATAGAAAAATCTTACCGCGAAGGCTTTGTCTATTCCGGGCAATACGCACCCCACAGAAAACGCCGTCACGGTAGTTCTTCTGTAGAAGAACCGGGATATAAATTTGTCGTTTTTTCCCAAACGCACGACCAAATAGGCAATCGCGTCTTGGCAGAAAGATTGTCGCAGCTTGTTGCTTTTGAAGGTTTGAAATTAGCAGCAGGTGCAGTTTTCCTCTCTGCGTTTGTGCCCTTCCTGTTTATGGGGGAAGAGTACGGGGAATCAGCACCGTTTTTCTATTTTATCAGTCATTCCGATGAGCCGTTGATTGAAATTATCCGCAAAAGCAAAGCAGAAGAATTTAAAGCATTTACAGGACGAGGCGAAATGCAAGACCCTCAAAGTCCTGACACATTCAACAAGTGCAAACTTAACTGGGAACTGCGAACAGAAGGAAAACACCAAGCTTTGTGGGAACTGCATCGCCAACTAATTCAGATGCGCCAAACAATTCCCGCCCTCAAAAAACTCGATAAGAAATGTTTGGAGGTATCTGGCATCGAAGATGACAAAATTTTATTTTTACGTCGCTGGAATGATGATAGCCAGATATTTGCCATCCTAAATTTCAATCTTGAAGATGTCACTTTTACTGCTGCACCGCCTGTAGGTAACTGGCAGAAAATTTTGGATTCTTCCGAGCGCAAGTGGATGGGTTCTGGTACTTCATTGCCTGACAATTTGGAGGCGGGTAAACAAGTTACCATGAAACCTCAAAGTTTTGTGGTGTACGAAGTTAAATGATTGTGGGGTGGGCAATGCCCACCCTACTAAGAAAATTATTGAGGAGTATTTATCATGCGGATTCCTACAGCAACTTACCGATTTCAATTTCATGCCGGATTTAACTTTGAGGATGCCAAGCAAATTGTTGATTATCTGGCGGAATTAGGAATTACCGATATTTACGCTTCGCCAATATTTAAAGCCAGAAAAGGCAGTTCGCACGGCTATGACGTTGTAGACTCGAATCAAATCAACCCAGAACTGGGAACGCGAGAAGATTTTGAAGCGCTAGTCAGCGAATTGCAAGCCAAAAATATGGGATGGGTGCAGGATATTGTGCCCAACCATATGGCTTACGATAGCGAAAATTCGCTGCTGATGGATGTGCTGGAAAATGGCCCCGATTCAGAGTATTTTGACTACTTCGATATTAACTGGGATCACCCTTATGAAGATATCAAAGGACGAGTGCTTGCCCCGTTAATGGGAAGTTTTTATGGAGAAGCTTTGGAGAATGGGGAAATTCAACTTAAATACGATGAAACGGGTTTAAGTGTTAATTACTACAACACAAAATTGCCCGTCAGGATAGAATCTTATGTCAAGTTTATTACGCATAGTTTAGGACAATTAGCAAGGGAATTGGGCGGCAGACAGCATCCTGATTTTATCAAGGTGCTGGCGATTCTTTATCTGATTAAAAACATTCCTTCGGAAGTCAAAGGTAAGGAAAGATATGACCAGATAGCGTTTGTTAAAGGACTTTTGTGGGAACTTTATACAGAGAATCCGGCGATTAAAGATTTTGTCGATCGCAACATCGAATTCTTCAATGGGGAAAAGGGAAATCCAGAAAGCTTTAACCAGCTAGATACTTTGCTGTCAGAGCAATTCTACCGCCTGTCTTTCTGGAAAGTGGGTGCGGAAGAAATTAACTACAGAAGGTTTTTTACCGTTAACGAACTGATTTCAGTCAAAGTAGAAGAAATCAAAGCTTTTCGTCGCAACCACGCTTTGATCTTCCATCTAGTCGAAGACGGAAAATTCACCGGCTTGCGAATCGATCACATTGATGGACTGTACGACCCAACGGAATATCTCAAACGACTCAGAGACAGAACAGGAGATCTTTACATTGCGGTTGAAAAGATTCTCGAACAGAAAGAAAACTTGCCGGAATACTGGCCGATTGAGGGAACGAGCGGCTATGACTTTTTGATCCAAGTAAATGGTATATTCTGTCAACAGGAAAATGAAGAGAAGTTTAGCGAAATATACCAGAAATTTGCCAGAGCGAATAACAATTACGGACAGCTTTCTTATGAGAAAAAGCGGCTGATTGTGGAAAGAAATTTGGCTGGAGATGTCGATAATCTGGCGCAAGTTTTGAAACGAGTATCCGGTCAATCTCGATATGGAAATGACTTTACTCGTTTCGGTTTGCAAAAAGCGCTTTCGGAAGTGCTGGCGCTGTTTCCAGTTTATCGAACTTATATCAATCAGGATGGCTTGCGAGAATCCGATCGCATCTATATTAAAGAAGTGATGGAAGAAGCAAGACGGCACGTACCCCAACTTTTAAAGGAACTCAATTTTATCGAAAAGGTACTGCTGCTGGAAGAAGAAGAATCATTAACAGCAGAACAAAAGGAACTGCGGCGTCACTTCGTTATGCGCCTGCAACAACTGACAGGCCCCTTGATGGCAAAAGGGATTGAAGATACACTTTTTTATGTGTATAATCGACTCATATCTCTGAATGAAGTGGGCGGCAATCCCGGTCAATTTGGCATCTCTGTTGCGGATTTTCACGAATTCAATCAAAAGCAGCAAGAAACTTGGCCTCATAAAATGAATGCGACGGCAACTCACGATACCAAACGAGGCGAAGATGTGCGAGCGAGGATTAATGCGATCTCGGAAATACCGGAAGAATGGGAAAAACAAGTGAAAGCGTGGAGCGAAATGAATCGCTCCAAGAAAAAGAAAATGAAGAATCGCTTGATTCCCGATGTTAATGACGAATACTTCTTTTACCAAACGCTGATCGGAACTTATCCTTTTGGGGAGGTAAAGGGGACTGACTATCACGATCGCATGAAGAATTTCGTCATCAAAGCAGTGCGGGAAGCGAAGGTTCACACGGCATGGTTAAGACCGGATTCCGATTACGAAAATGCTTACATGGATTTTGTTGATGCTGTTTTGGCAGACGAGAAATTTCTGGCAGAAATTCAGCCTTTCCAAAAGACGATCGCGCAATATGGCATTTTCAACTCCCTCTCCCAAACGCTGCTGAAAGCAACCGCTCCCGGTGTGCCAGACTTTTATCAAGGTACGGAATTTTGGGATCTCAGTCACGTCGATCCGGATAATCGCCGTCCGGTTAATTTTGAGGAACGAGTTGCGGTTTTAAAGGAAATTAAAGAGAAGGCGGAGAAAGATATACTGAGTTTGATTGCCGATTTAGTTGCCACGCGAGAAGATGCCAGGATTAAGATGTTTTTGATTAACAGAATTCTGGCGGCGAGAAACGAGAATATCGAACTTTTCCAATCAGGTGATTATATTCCGTTGGAGGTGACTGGAAAGTTTAGCGATCGCGTTGTCGCTTTTGCGAGAAAATATGAGGATAAAGTAGCGATCGCACTCACTCCCCGCTTTTTAACCAGCCTGATTAAACCAGAAGAAGTTCCCCTTGGCGAACAGGTGTGGGAAGATACTCGCATCGAACTGCCGCAGGGAATGCCATCTGCCTGGAAAGATGCCATCACTGCACAAACAATTCAATCTAATGGCAAAGTATTAATTGGGGAAGCTTTGCAACATTTTCCCGTTGCTTTGTTGATTAGCTAAACACCCAGAAACCCGGTTTCTTGGAGAAACCGGGTTTCTAACCCAACTACGTACCTAATCTTTTACTCTCCTTTCATTGCAGGAGAGGGGTTGGAGAAGAGTTCAAATATAATTTTGGTGTTCTCACAAAGTTAGTTTATCGGCAGAATATTTTGCTATAATAAGTGCATCCAGCAAATCGTACAGTCCGGTAATCATTCTGTCCCCCAACATAAACTTATGGCTGCGGGGTAGGCGGTTCAGAATCGGGACATACCACTTGATTAAATCGTAGGTTTTCTGGATAATTGGTAACTCGCTCATTGCTCATTTTTCAAAAAAATTTTTTACCGCCTTCGGCGGAGAGGGTAAAGGAAAAAAGGGAAAAGGGCAAGAGGGCAAAAGTATAAAGGGCTACTGAGTCCACGCCGCAGCACACACAACCCGAAAACCGAGGCCGTCGGCACTGTAGCCCGCATCGAGGCTGTTGCGAGAAGCCGAACGGCAGTAAGCGGGAAGGCCGAGCCACGAACCACCGCGCAGCAGTCGTAATTCGTTGCCATCACTAGATAACCATATAGTTATATTATTAGGCTTGTCCCCATAGTTATCATGCCAATGGTCAGCACACCATTCCCAAACATTGCCGTGCATATCAAATAGACCAAAGGCATTAGCTACATTAAAACTGCCAACAGGGGTAGTTTTTTCGCGGTCAATTCCCTTTGGGCCTTGACCGTAAGTATAATTGCCATCATAGTTGGCTAGATCGGCGGTTATTGTCTGGCCAAAATGAAATGGTGTAGTCGTTCCGGCGCGACAGGCATATTCCCATTCAGCTTCACCGGGTAGGCGGTATTCCCGTTTGGCTTTTTGGGAGAGGCGATCGCAGAACTCTACTGCATCATACCACGAAACTCTTTCGACTGGAAGATTTTCACCTTTAAAACGTGATGGATCTGGATTTAGTTCTCGATTTACTTGGGGTAACGAAGCTACTGCTTTCCATTGTACTTGAGTAATGGGATATTTTCCCATAAAAAAGGGTTTAATTGTAACTTGATGCTGAGGTTCTTCTCGTCCATCATATCCTTCATATCTTTCTTCACTTTCCGGCGAACCCATTGTAAAAGTACCACCGGGAATATAAACCATATCTAGAGTGACACCATTACCTAAATCTTC
This is a stretch of genomic DNA from Aerosakkonema funiforme FACHB-1375. It encodes these proteins:
- a CDS encoding glycosyltransferase family 4 protein, which encodes MRIAVIGAKGLPAKQGGIEHHCEEIYTRMVKEGHEVDLFARSSYTGSNSVDTYNVGGVRVVSLPCLKAGGMDALLSSALGAMASLGKEYDIIHFHALGPSLFTWLPKFTTNAKIVVTCHGLDWQRAKWSRNIKKLIQFGERAAVRFADEIIVVSEDLRSYFKKTYDRETLYIPNAASCLGKSDPHFSFGTSLGLEQGRYILFLGRLVPEKCPDLLIQAFQKLRPQGWKLALVGATSDTPHFTAELDNLAAHDKDIVFTGELKGERLAEIIRGAGLFALPSQLEGLPLAMLEAMQEGIPVLASDIPVHKQLVSNNRGVLFPVGDLDCCVRRLDWAIHHPEEMAVMASNAQKYVQQNYNWDRITDETLGLYKSLLPIAVSPITTPEVTNILVKAEC
- a CDS encoding glycosyltransferase, which encodes MIKPVLTVFYQFNPWHSSIGGIQTVIKNFVKYAPSEFEVRLVGTGHEEQHLRVGEWHEAELAGKAIKFMPLFNLKDDNVRRLIPTTIKYAAALCGRNLASDFMHFHRLEPTLAALNWPGEKALFIHNDINKQMNSAGGKDAIAWRYLPAAYFAIERLVLGQFSQIFSCNTESAQLYRQRYPEIADRVSYVKNTVDNEICYPLTWEERQQERRQLAIRMGKPEDTQFVLFAGRLHPQKDPILLVRSIAALNNPKIHLLIAGDGDLRAEIQTEISRLGLSEQVTMLGAMNQAELAQLQRLSSVFVLTSAYEGLPVVVLEALACGTPIVTTRCGETPNLLTAHSGVVCEERTPVAVADALRQVLQNPGNFPVEACVKAAQPYSASTVVGAIYNDMLRRWEQRTSICQTNREFLTGVSL
- the treZ gene encoding malto-oligosyltrehalose trehalohydrolase gives rise to the protein MTQEQSPQRVRIGSHYLGNDRCEFSLWAPTLQEVAVQILSSERRLIPMQQDEEGYWKVTVEGVAPGTLYNYELEGNIERADPASHFQPQGVHGPSEVVEHSTFAWTDKSWSGVPLEEMIIYELHVGTFTDAGTFESMIPRLKDLRELGINAIEIMPVAQFPGERNWGYDGVFPFAVQNSYGGPEAFKKSIDACHQHGISVILDVVFNHIGPEGNYFADFGPYFTKKYSGDWGDAMNFDGQYSDGVRNYFIENALYWFENYHIDGLRLDAIQAILEFGARPFLRELSDAVAEISQKIGRKLYLIAESDLNDVRTIRSREIGGYGIDAQWNDDFHHSLHTLLTGENDRYYQDFGKLAHIEKSYREGFVYSGQYAPHRKRRHGSSSVEEPGYKFVVFSQTHDQIGNRVLAERLSQLVAFEGLKLAAGAVFLSAFVPFLFMGEEYGESAPFFYFISHSDEPLIEIIRKSKAEEFKAFTGRGEMQDPQSPDTFNKCKLNWELRTEGKHQALWELHRQLIQMRQTIPALKKLDKKCLEVSGIEDDKILFLRRWNDDSQIFAILNFNLEDVTFTAAPPVGNWQKILDSSERKWMGSGTSLPDNLEAGKQVTMKPQSFVVYEVK
- the treY gene encoding malto-oligosyltrehalose synthase, whose product is MRIPTATYRFQFHAGFNFEDAKQIVDYLAELGITDIYASPIFKARKGSSHGYDVVDSNQINPELGTREDFEALVSELQAKNMGWVQDIVPNHMAYDSENSLLMDVLENGPDSEYFDYFDINWDHPYEDIKGRVLAPLMGSFYGEALENGEIQLKYDETGLSVNYYNTKLPVRIESYVKFITHSLGQLARELGGRQHPDFIKVLAILYLIKNIPSEVKGKERYDQIAFVKGLLWELYTENPAIKDFVDRNIEFFNGEKGNPESFNQLDTLLSEQFYRLSFWKVGAEEINYRRFFTVNELISVKVEEIKAFRRNHALIFHLVEDGKFTGLRIDHIDGLYDPTEYLKRLRDRTGDLYIAVEKILEQKENLPEYWPIEGTSGYDFLIQVNGIFCQQENEEKFSEIYQKFARANNNYGQLSYEKKRLIVERNLAGDVDNLAQVLKRVSGQSRYGNDFTRFGLQKALSEVLALFPVYRTYINQDGLRESDRIYIKEVMEEARRHVPQLLKELNFIEKVLLLEEEESLTAEQKELRRHFVMRLQQLTGPLMAKGIEDTLFYVYNRLISLNEVGGNPGQFGISVADFHEFNQKQQETWPHKMNATATHDTKRGEDVRARINAISEIPEEWEKQVKAWSEMNRSKKKKMKNRLIPDVNDEYFFYQTLIGTYPFGEVKGTDYHDRMKNFVIKAVREAKVHTAWLRPDSDYENAYMDFVDAVLADEKFLAEIQPFQKTIAQYGIFNSLSQTLLKATAPGVPDFYQGTEFWDLSHVDPDNRRPVNFEERVAVLKEIKEKAEKDILSLIADLVATREDARIKMFLINRILAARNENIELFQSGDYIPLEVTGKFSDRVVAFARKYEDKVAIALTPRFLTSLIKPEEVPLGEQVWEDTRIELPQGMPSAWKDAITAQTIQSNGKVLIGEALQHFPVALLIS